The genomic DNA TCATATCTCTTGGTTGGGGGCAGGCTGTTCAGATCTACCCCATATGAATCCGCTGAAACGAACACAGAAGGTCTACTCTTGACTTGTCCAGAGAGGTGAATTAGCTAAAATGTATACGCACCATCTGATTAtcaaactatttttttttatgagattATGAGTTGTTCTTAACTTATAGGATGTGACTCCTCATTCAGGTGTCGACTTGACCCCATGACATATCGCGAGATATTTTGAGTGAGTGATTTTCCAACTATTTTCACATTTGCCATTGTTCTTCCTCAAAAGTAGGTTTTTCTATGAACTAAAGAAAACCACAAGTTTcactttcattttcattttatttttggggtCATAAtgtggaaaaataaataaaaatcgaaATTCAGTTGTACTCCTCAGCTAACCATCCGAAATGAGGGCTATAAATATGGGCACAATTAAAATGAGACAAAAATAAGATTGGAAATGTTGCGGCACAAAATCAGGGGAGGCAGGCAGGGAGGCTTACAGTTATTAGTAGTTAATCAAACTCCTTTCCTTACTCTCCACGGCTAGTTGACCTATGTAACTTCGTAATCTCAGTATTGCATTTTTACCttcctttaaaaaaatcacatgataAATATGGGGTCGCATACAGTTTATTGATAAGGAGCactactattttttttttcggcgtGAACCCCGAGATTCTGAAATTCAATgggtcccgactaattcaatgAGTCGAGTTGACCCATTAAggaataaaactctcaaaattaaagattttctccattcacaatactcgaattTGAAATCTTACTTAAAGGAAACAAGCGCCGAATCACTCGAACTAATTTTTATTGGTGAGCACAACTATTTTAAAGACAACAAAAATGTCGTTCATCGGTCGGGCATTCTTCTGAAGTGCACGCACAAGAAGTCCTGGTAGGGCTTGAAGGAATTGATCCTACTCCTAGTGGAATATGTTAATGGTTGCATTAAGGGAAATTAGAGGGAGAAACAAATCAAGTTCTACAAGAAACTGACAACTATATTCTATAGAATTAGTTCAGAtttaaataaaggaaaaaaaaaatttatgccATAGAATTCATACAAGAAACTTCAAAATACATGTTTGCCATGCAAGCCCTTACCCGGTTTAAGCTTAAGGAACCATTTCAATCTTTtgtaatcaattttttatgcTTAGATTCACATCATAAAAAATTGATCTATCAATATACAAAATAGAATTGTTTAGCAGAGTAACTCCTGCTCTCCGCTTCGTTAATATTTTACTTCATATGTCCTGTTAGGGTCATAGACATTCTTTAAAACTAAAAGGgataaaaaatcaataacagaaaattaaaacaaaaaaaaaaggaagaaagattATAGAAATTTGCCTCTTGGAAACCTCATATATAAATAACCGAAGATATCAAAGTCAGAGGCTCAACTCTTCTCTCCTCATATATATTCgattgctttgttttgctaATAAGAAGAGAGAAGTACGATCGAATAAAATGCAACCTCGCGACATCAAAGAAGAAACGCGGAGCATGATGAACTCTCTCCTCCTCGACCCGTCCATGATCCGCCACAACTTCCCAGACCACCACCTTGACCTCCAAGCCCCGCCCGCGTTTGGTCCAACTCATCCGGCTCTGGTCGACAACTTCCTTGACCATCTCCTTGCCTCCCTCCCTTCTGGTCAATGGCCGGACCTCGCTGCAGCCTCCACCGTGCAATTGGCAGGAGATGCTGGGGCGACCGCGACGGATCAGCCCCATATACTGCTGCTTGACGGAGCAGCCAGGGAGTTTCTCGACGGAGGAAACGGAGCTGTCGGTGGGGATCCCTCTTCTTTCAACTGTCTTCCTCAGGTTTGTAACCAcgggggaaaagaaaaggtgtttctgtaatttcttaatttttattgatacggaaaataaaaaattattaatgaaaaaattagaTGAAAGTAGAAAGTAGAAATTTCTTTTACCTAGTGAAAACATTAGCAATTAGCTAGTTGAATCTCTTAATCAACGCTGTAATTGATGCGATATTATTTGGTTAATTAATGTGTAGGGGCAAGCCGAGGGGAACTTCGCGAGCAAATCTCCTGCACCGAGTGGATTGCCTGCGGGTGGCGGTGCCGCCGCTGCTCAGCCAAAGAAGAAGATCAGGGCCAGGAGAGGTCAAGCCACGGACCCTCATAGTATTGCCGAGAGGGTACGCACGGTTATTCTCTCTTTTGCATAAACACTTTGATCTCATTTTCATTTACAATATTGGtaattaattttctacttCCTAGTtcttaaaatatcaaaattaagcgaaataaaaatttgaaactaTTAAAATGTTCAATTTTCTTCGTATCAAAATGAGAATGGAAAAGTCGAGCAAAtagaatttttattgaaattgaTGGAATTTTATATTCTTCGATGGAAATAATGGAATCTTGAAATAgaatcatttttcacaatctcGACCGGCTCACTTTTTTCTTCCCCGTCCAAGTTGAGGTCCATGACCTTAATAAGGggaaattggaaaaataaataaataaataacattcACAGCCCCAACGAGAATTGAGTCTGAAATTTTAGAACGCTTATTATTTCACTAAAATGTATTATTGGTttaccttcttctttttttttcctatcttGATGTGATTGCAGTTAAGGAGAGTGAAAATTTCGGAGAGAATGAAAGCCCTGCAGGAGCTCGTTCCCAATGCCAACAAGGTAAATTAAAACTTAGCACGAGAGCCTATTCCtaatttcaagaaaaacaCATATAGattacccaaaaataaaattaaaaattaccgTGGTCCATTAATTTCTTAGGGCCGTCACAAAACATTACGAGAATATTTTAACATGTATACTTTAGATAGAACTTTTCCGCGTATGTGTTATGATACGTCtaattatgataaattattCTGAATTGTCAGTTCCATCAAAATAGTCGCAGAAAGGATCTTGACATAACTTGTAATAGAATcgtaaaattaattagttcaAACATTGCAAAATTGGTTCATGTGCTCATgctattttgttattttaattcGTTGCATAAGTATGTCAGATTAGAAGTActgatatatctatatctatatatatatatatattaataaatgtgATGACAGACGGACAAAGCTTCAATGTTGGATGAGATCATAGAGTATGTGAAGTTTCTACAGGTCCAAGTCAAGGTACGGACCTCTACCTCTtcgctttcttcttcttctcatatTCTTCGATTAATGgcatgaaaaagaaagaaaaaaaattgaacattAGCCCCTAAAGTCGcgtctttttttaatttattgaatgTGAACATCCCCACGACCCCAATTTATGGCATGTTGAATTTTGACTTCGAATGCCATCATATTTGGGTCTCCTCTTGCTTTCGACCTAACTCAAACGACTAAGATGATCTAATTTGAAAGGACATTGAATTGGGGGAAACTAAAGGAATCTTTATCCAAGTTTAACTTCTGTAAACTAAAactgaaaatattaataaaactCCCCAAAAGAGtatgatatattaattatcCTCTTAAtactcatatatatttaataaaatacatgtggatatttacaaaaataacctaTACGATTGTGAGCAGTTAGGAGGATAATTTGGAAGGTTTAGCAAAACACGAGAAGTATTTATATGCTTATCTTCTAAAAAATAACGAAAATGGTCCCCGATGATTTTGGTGTTTATCTACTCAAGACATTATGTTCGGATTTGTTGATGAATATGTAGGATGAATTCTGAAGGTAATAATAAAAGTGATAATCTTGAATTCTACCATGAACAGCTATTGAGCATGAGCAGATTAGGAGGTGCATCTGGCGCTGTTGCTCCCTTCCCTGCCGATATTTCCTCTCAGGTACCACTTAATTTTGATATGGTCGATTTATCTGTAAATAAATTGAGAATATTCCATActcttaccaaaaaaaaaaaattgcataagttctcttaattttcttttgacaCAACAAAATGCAGCAAAAATTCTTTGTTCAGAGACTTCACTTTCTCACCTTCTTTAAATGAATAGAAGAGAACATGTCAAAAAATAGGTTGTTTTATAACAATAACATTCACCCTTTAGCCTGAGATTCCAAAATTTGACAGGAGGAAatgccttttttattttgtatgaaCACAATGAATTATATGTAAATGCTGAGTTTTCTGCATTGGCAAAAATCAAAGATGTATAGagccgggggggggggggggggggggggggggggggggggggggggggggtggcaAGGAATATATCAGCTAATGTTTGATCCACGAGAACGAAATGTAATGGCATTTCAACCTTCCACTACATATTCTTATATGTAATTGCACTGTATTGATAATTTCATTCCACTGTcataatcatttattttcaactttATGGAAtcaacatattttaaaagatttaaGAAATATCCATTCCACTGactcaataaatttttaacaACAAAATCAAGAATTTTTGTACTGCTATATTTAGcatgttattatatatattaaatgtgTAATCTGCTACGAACATATATTCCATCATGTTATCTACATTGACCCCAGAAATTATCAAATTTCTCTCGGTGGCATTACATCTCATTCAATCAATTTCATCCCATTCCATTTTGCCGCACCAAACATGACCTTATTCTAGTAGAAATTCTATAAtccaattttcaattgaatgttataatattttctcaaaatcaacttaaaaattcgagaatttagcttcttttttttatatatttttttcctcatcGCATTTGAGCACTAACCAGAAGGAAAAGGGCGATGGGAAAAAGCAGAAAAGGACAAGAAAAATCAGCACGCGCGCCCACAATTCTTGACTCTCTTCCACACAAAGAAAATCGCGTCACGTTTTTTGTCTGCTTGTTTGTCCACAGCATCGCGGAGGCGGGCCCACCATCGGACCGCATCTTAACGGCGACCAGACGGCGAGGCCGAGCGACAGCAGCCCCAACGCCACGGAGCAACGTGTGGCCAAGCTGATGGAGGAGGACATGGGCTCCGCCATGCAGTACCTCCAAGGCAAGGGCCTCTGCCTCATGCCCATTTCCTTGGCCGCCACCATCTCCACCACCGCCGGAAGCCGTGGCACTGCCGTATCGTCTGGTGGCAGTGGGTAGTCTTCCCGCCGGGATGTCCATGCTAACTGTCTAGTTCAGTTCGGCATTGAAGCCGGTCCTGTTTCGAATGTTGATGTTTTGGCGATAGTGATATGACATTATCCTAATTATGTCAATTATCCGAATTACTAAGATGTATCTTTATCTGGTATTATTCGGTCAAACAAAATCAGTGAGAACTTCTCTAATTCACTAACTAATGCAAAATATTCATTTGCagttttgattttgatcaTTTTTGTATTTCAACAAAATCATCTTATCATTAAGCATATGCTTACAATCCATTTTCGGCGTAGCAACCGATTGTATTCGACAACGGTTCATTTTCTCCCCAATCTGAAACTATCaccaatttatattatatataaaagtgtgataagttttttcaattttcaatatttcaaaaatgtcCTTATATCATcgtgatttttctttcaatcttTTTCAGCTCATGACTTTTGCTCGCACATTTTTATtgcatattatttatattcattGTTTATTTTCGACGTTTTATTGCATCGTATCTCTTTCAACCGAGTTAGTCCTTCATAACAGGtatatttattctattattatttaataacgATTTAcagtttcaaaatttcattacaCCATATGTTTGTTTTCAATGTTTGTTGTCCCAACATGTTAATATATTCTTTGTCTCATTGTTATGAATCACATGGTGATTTTCAAAGTTCCTATTTCCTTAATTTTAGTTCCAAAAAGTACATATATCcttcttgaatttttatatttccttTCATACCTTTTACACACACTTTTGGTGTGCTCTGTTATTATGACTTTTTACAACACTTTTGACTATTTATTCATCGCTCATTCTCAATATTAATTGCTTCACATGTTCTATCATATATTGCCTCAGTCGAATTAAGCTTTGTACATATCTTCTAAAGTACATCCCTTTCCAAAGTGTTTCtctaaagtttttttttcttttttaccttGGTAAATTAATAACATTACTATTTACCCTTTAGTCAAATAATACGAATGCTGCTAAACATCACATCTTTTCAATAACATGGCtttctttcatttgttttaaTAAAAGCTAATTTACACGTATTCTTTCTCATGACCTTTCAATTTCAATGCACTCTTTCATACTTCTTCACTATAAAAACTACATATTATGTGCTTTCTCACAATTATTTACTTTACTGAATGCATCAAACATGAAAAAACTTCTTGATTTAACACTCACGGTTTCTCTCTCCCCTTTTCAATTTACATTTgtatcttttctattttctcttttagtttttaattactttttcttttaattaatctTATTATTTGACTTTGCTAATCGTTGGAAAAAATTTCCCGGGTTCTCTTTCTTCTACCACAatccttataattttttcaagttttaaaaatCAACTTGTACCTGTTCTTTCTCATGATCATTTGATTTCAATGCAtcattttcatactttttcactATAAAAAATACCTAGCATGTTCTTTTTCAGAATTATTCAGTCTAATAAAcgtatcaaatatgaaataacttatccattcaaaattcacaatctctctctcgccttttctatttatatttgtattaGTGGAAAATTCAAACAATTTTCGAcgtatttttcaaaatttatattaatttattttaaaaattattttaaacatTATGCCATtggtaatttattttaaggaAAATGACACGGTGCATCAcagttttaaaaaaattttcacaGTGTATcatatttcgaaaaattaacgTGGTGcatcaagaaaattttaaaaattttcaccgTGCATCATATCGTTACTCTTCTGTCCAAAATTGGATTGAATGGTGACGTTACTACATTCTCAAAGACATGattgcacaaaaaaaaaacttaagagatttaaacgaaataaaatgaaaaatgtaaaaaaagaaaaaagaaaaagtaaaacgAGGGGCTGATCGAGGAGCCCGATCGGCCACCCTGCACCCCCGCCGACCCCTCGATTGAGGTCGCTGGCCTAGTCTGAGCCAGTGGGGCTCCCCGATCAGCCccttgttttccttttttttttttacatttttcattttatttcatttgaaTCCCTCAAGTTTTCTTTTGTGCAATCATGTCCTTGAAAATATAGTAACATCACTATTCAATCCAGATGATGCAcggtgaaaattttaatattttattgatgcaccatgttaatttttcgaaatatgatgcactgtgaaaattgttttcaaaatgTGATATGTGTTGgcatttttcctttattttataTGGAATTCTATGGATATAAAAGTACACATTtggaataataaaaagaaagaaagaaaagaagagtttcaaagaaaagatataccatatcattaatttcttttttattttattttgttttcttttatctcagcctttttctttaatctcTGTTcttattctcttctttttcttctgtttacAGACATTGGTTACCGTTTTATCCATTGTTATTGTAATGTATGCCGCCACCACCACCTACTAACAATATTGCTTGTGTTGCACAAGCTTAGATTCTTCATGCTGCCAATGTTCTCCCTTCACGAGCTCTAGGtacatttttgtttttgctcCTCAATGGTATGTGAGTAACAATGGAGAGATAAGTTGCTTCCAATGTAAATCTAATATCGATTATCAATACAGATTATCAATACAACTTATCAGTTTGCAACTTATTAGGTTAGATATAAAAtgtattatttgttttttatttta from Punica granatum isolate Tunisia-2019 chromosome 2, ASM765513v2, whole genome shotgun sequence includes the following:
- the LOC116193494 gene encoding transcription factor bHLH82-like isoform X1 — its product is MQPRDIKEETRSMMNSLLLDPSMIRHNFPDHHLDLQAPPAFGPTHPALVDNFLDHLLASLPSGQWPDLAAASTVQLAGDAGATATDQPHILLLDGAAREFLDGGNGAVGGDPSSFNCLPQVCNHGGKEKGQAEGNFASKSPAPSGLPAGGGAAAAQPKKKIRARRGQATDPHSIAERLRRVKISERMKALQELVPNANKTDKASMLDEIIEYVKFLQVQVKLLSMSRLGGASGAVAPFPADISSQHRGGGPTIGPHLNGDQTARPSDSSPNATEQRVAKLMEEDMGSAMQYLQGKGLCLMPISLAATISTTAGSRGTAVSSGGSG
- the LOC116193494 gene encoding transcription factor bHLH66-like isoform X2, whose product is MQPRDIKEETRSMMNSLLLDPSMIRHNFPDHHLDLQAPPAFGPTHPALVDNFLDHLLASLPSGQWPDLAAASTVQLAGDAGATATDQPHILLLDGAAREFLDGGNGAVGGDPSSFNCLPQGQAEGNFASKSPAPSGLPAGGGAAAAQPKKKIRARRGQATDPHSIAERLRRVKISERMKALQELVPNANKTDKASMLDEIIEYVKFLQVQVKLLSMSRLGGASGAVAPFPADISSQHRGGGPTIGPHLNGDQTARPSDSSPNATEQRVAKLMEEDMGSAMQYLQGKGLCLMPISLAATISTTAGSRGTAVSSGGSG